The DNA region ATTATTTGttcaaattgttagcaatttaaaTAACTTGTGAGAAAGTTTATATATAAGAGTCACATGTTGAGGTAGCTAGGTAGTAGAGCAACTCCCTTACGGGCATATAATGTATCCTTATCCTTTACAACGGTAGCATGAGACAACATATATTTAGGGGTGTTCAGATTAATCGTTTATCACCTACTGACCGACAATTGACTTTCGGCAGTCggtggaataaaaatattgtttcgacGTCGGTTAACTGCCAATTAACTGACTTAACtgatttttcaagtgaaatttaaattttatctgGTAGGTTTCCTAGTTGTTTTGTTCAACTAATTTGTTGTTGTCTTTTTTGTATGTGTtttgttgatttattttttcttttattttcaagcatatgttttattgattttataGTTACAAGAAAGTTGATAAATCTcaacataaaaacttgtaaccgACAATTAACTAATTTAACATACCACTCATTAAGTGAAAAAGTCAAAACTATTCATTGTCAGTATAAagttagttaattaattgatttaacaTACTTGCTAGAATTGATAGGCAAAAATGTTGCTGATGACATCCATCGAATCGATACCCATCTCTACATAGGTTACCGTTGAGATATTTCCTACAGATATTCCAACAATAGCGAACCGATATCCATCCCCTGGCCCTACATAAGTTACCGTTGAGATGTCTCTTTATTTGTTAATGGCTAGACGGGTCATTGGCTCATACACTTGAACATCTTAAATTGCTATCATGTATGTACATAATACATTGAATGCTTAGAACTTAGAAGCAAAAAAGGGTACGTATTAATTGAATATGACGTCCATGTGAGCCATTGCAATCCGAACATGTATAATTTCTGGGCATTAATTGTAGTCTTCAGAATCAATATCTAGCCAAGACTGATCCGGATCCCCTCCCATTGGAGATTttccaattatttattttggctATCCAACAGCTCACACCCCGCCACGTGTTCTACTcaattttaaatactaaaatattaattattttttttaaaaaaataaaaataaaaataaactaataaaaattatagggTGGCTGGATCACCTCATGTttgccatagggggtggctggaccacctcCTGGTGCTacgggggtggctttggccacccccaactggcccttgggggtggccgaatcagGTAGGgttgccggccaccccttatgggaaaaatgggggtggtccggccaccccatagtttttattagtttattttaatttttattttctttttaaaacttaattaatattttattatttaaaattgagtgGGATAGTTGGCGTGATATGGGCTGTTAGATGAAAGTTGGATGGCCAAGATGaataattggagaatctccaatttaCCATCCACCAAGACATCTTGATACAATTCTCATTTGACATAGGAAAAACCAGAGGGGCTAAAAGATTCTCAGTTTTTAGGAGAGATTTTCAGGTCATTTTCTTAATCAATGAGTTTGTATTTTAGGAGCAGAAATTGATAGTTTATTAATTAAAGGGATGGATGCAAATGGGTTTGGAgttttgacaaaaaataaaaattttgtggTTAGAAAAGTTTATTTTTGTAGTACCATCATCAACTTTGATGTCAATTTGTTATGATATCAACgaaatcactttttaaaactcaataaattATTAGTTGAAATTTCGGGGAAATTTACAAAattcttttaaacttttacGTGTTTTTGAAAGTATCAtcgaaattaaaaatttctcaACTAAaagtatcgaactttcaatttcttttaattatcttattctgtttgaatttttcgttaatattttcaaaactttacagagatttttttgaagtttcccctaaaattccaaacaagaagactgattttacatttatttcttAATCATATATTAGAGCTATCTTGGGATTTCAATAATCATGCTTGGTAAGTTTTATCTACTCTTCCAACTCAATTtaacaaaagcaacaaaaaaagcCTATTTCAAACGACAGAAAGAACTAGAACTATATGTTCCTCATTCATTCCATTGTATCAATAAAAGCACAAAAGaccattttatttcttttctcctttagTTTTGGCCGACAGATTATCTCCAGGACTCTGATTAGaacattaattaactaattacgTATACCCAGTGTCGAAATATAGGGTGAGATAtataataagagagagagagaaaagaggcATACAAAGGTCCTtcgatttctttttctaattttctaataAACAATGTAATTGTTGTTCTTGTGATTTTGTTGTACGTGTAATATCCATTAGACATTCAATTTCTCTGTTCAGTTTCTAATAAAACGAGagttttaatttcttcaaatattAATGATCAGGGCAAAGGTTTATGGATGGCCAAACACATACGTATTTACAAAAGCATTGGGAGAAATGCTGATTGGGCACCTGAAAGAAAATCTATCAGTGGTAATCGTACGGCCCACCATTGTAACCAGTACTTACAGAGAACCCTTCCCCAGCTGGATTGAAGGTGTCAGGTAATTAAGAACACAAAAATCTTCCTTATTATAAATATGTGCATGCAATGAGtttatcttgtttttcttttcattagtGTAACtgtattttcttgtttggttATCGAGAAACTAAATAAGAAAATTGTATGATTAATTGCTTGCTTATTTGTGTTTCAGGACTATTGACAGTCTAATTGTTGGGTATGGTAAAGGAAAACTAAAATGCTTCCTTGGGGATCTTCAGGGAGTCATTGATTTGGTGAGATTTGGTTTAAGCCATTCATCActcattatatattaattaagcatGCATGATATGGGAGCTCCAGCTTTACCCGACCCGTGTGAATGAGACACTTTGCACAATGTCCTGTGGATCTAGTCGGGGTGAAGTCccgtttaaaaaagaaaaagaaaaaaaagaaattatattcatgaatcatattaattttctcgatacaaaataaatgaataaatatgaaataatgCTTGCAGATACCGGCTGACATGGTGGTAAATGCTATAATCGTAGCCATTGTGGCTCATGCAAATCAGCCTTGTGATATAATTTACCAACTGGGGTCTTCAATAAGAAATCCTATGAGAAACATCAATCTTCAAGATTTCGGTTTCCGTTACTTTACTCAAAAGCCTTGGATAAGTAAGGATGGAAAACCTGTCGTGGTTGGCAAGATGTTAGTGTTAAGCAACATGGATAGCTTCCGCAGATACATGGCAATTCGTTATTTGCTTCCATTAAAGGTTCGTTCTATCTAAACCCTttttatgctatatatatatattaatcatatCAGTGagattatttatgttttttttttcttataggGACTAGGATTGGTGAATGCAGCATTTTGTCAGTATTTCCAGGGAAGGTATCTTGATCTCAGTCGAAAGATTAACTTCGCGATGCGATTGGTGGACCTTTATGAGCCTTATTTGTTCTTCCAGGGCATGTAAGactggtttattttattttaatttggaaataattaattaaccagaTGATCATCACCaaaacatatattaattaatataattttttttttttttcttcatataggTTTGATGACATAAACTCGGAAAAGCTGCAAATGGCAGTAAGAGAGAGTGCTGCAGATGCAGATTTGTTTTACTTCGATCCAAAGTGCGTGGATTGGGAAGACTACATGATTAATGTCCATTTTCCTGGTGTGGTAAAGTACGTTTTCAAGTAATACGTACCCACAACTGCGCTATAGTGTAATAGTAATATTGCGTTTCCAAAACGTGGATTTggattttgaaatatatatttgtgttcTTAGAGCAATTTATCTTGTTAGTTTTGCTCTAAGGCTTGCAATATGATAAGTTTAAGAACTTTTGTCAAGTGTAtcaattattataatataatattctagTATATTTCTACAGGAATATGATGGGTTTGTGGCTAATATGATAAGGTCATAAATGGAGAAACATCTACTTtcgttttgtaatttttttttttttaatatgaatgagatttttttttttattagagagATAAAAAACAAAGTAGAAACTGTACTCCAACTTATAGACAATGACAAACGAGATGTTGTTAATAGTGACCAACAAGCAACGACCAATGTCATTATCGTCGCTAATAGCTTTAGAACTCGAAACGAGATGTCGTCGTTGATGACTTATCATCAGTGACGACTTTAAGTCATTGCTGATAAAAACTTTATCAGggccaaaaaaatgtttaagaTCGTCTCTAATATCTTTGAAACCCAAAATGAAATGTCATCGATAACTAATTATCAGCGACGATTTCGTGTTGTTGCTGATAATTAGTCACCAACAACGATCTAAAGTTCTAGCTGATGAttgataaacttttttttttttttttgtcaattgctTTAATTTGTACTGATTATGGCATATCAGCAAGAATCATGCATAACCATGAGAGAGAGGGGGttaaatttcaaaacaattGGCCCAAAAGCATCATATCAAAGTCACGAGCACCAACATGAGACTTTTGGGTAGAATGGGCCCACTTTGCTGGGTTAGATTTCGGCTCAACAAGAGCGACCCACTCTGGGCTTCCTCTGCTCTCAAAACGAAAAGCCCACAAGCCCACATCAATCCTATCCTATCAATTGAATGGTCCCATTTCCAGCTCCAACAGGTTCCTCAGgtttcaaaaatcaaagtagACGGCCGTTATCACTCTTAGAGCAACTCACACAATCTGCCCGGAGTCTTCACCAATGGAATATTTGGGACTCTTTGAGCTCTTCTCAAACACTCCCCTAACATTGACGTCTCACGAAGATTTTGCTCTGTTCATAGCATCATAGGACAATTAGAGAGATTCTAAAAACTTTTGCAACTCGAGGGCACAACCTCTCCCATCCCTACGACTTCTTCCTTCCCGTACGAACAATGCCTCTTCAACCCTCCAACTCAATGAACATAAATTATCTACATACAAGTTTAATAAATTGACATAAATTATCTACAAACAAGTTTAATAAATTGACATGTATCTCTTCACATGTGAGAATcacgtgtttttttaatagcacgAATAAAAAAGCATGTACTTCTCACATACTTTAAGAACACGTCACTTTATCAGACtgatttgtatgaattagctaaAGCCTTTATTTCCTAAcgattttcaaataattatgcCGTTGACACTTCTCTCATAGCCCCCTCCTCTACTCACTTAGCCCATCTCTCCCCCCCTCAATGTAAGGCAAGGCAAAAAGGAAGAGATACTCTGCCTTTTGGGCTATATCCAATGAGCATATTCCAAGTAAACAGCCTTGTGGCTCTTTAAGCAACATCCGCAAGTGTTAACAAATATAATCAATAAACAAGAAGTTGCAATCCATATTGTTGTTGGAAACTTGGTTTTTAATTatcttgattaattattataCAGTATAACATTGGGTTACAAGACAATTTATCAACTCCATGATGTAGACTAAGAAAAGGCAAAAATCCTCAACTGTAGGTGTTGATTGCATGAAGACCACTGCAAGTGTTTAAAAACGTTAACTTACAATAGGCcattgctgctgctgctgctttaCTCCATCTGACTTGATCAAGGGCATCTCCCAAGCAGTCCATGACAAAGAAGCAAGTGAAGgcttttattaaaaagcatTAGTTGGAAGGAGATGGGgacctctcttttcttttacctGTCGAGGAAGTAGCTTTATTGATTGGAACTTCTTCAGAAAACTGAAAGGACTCCGCGCTGCAATGTAAGCCATTGCTACTTGTAACACTCTCTGACTTCGAAGGATTTGTTGATGCAAGGTTGGAGATGGGATGACCATTTTCAGAACTTTCCACATTGGTTGGAACTTCATCAGAAGCTTCACAAGCACTTGGCCTAGTAATGCAGAGCCAAGTTCTCGAAGACTCCTCGCACTCATTATCGCTGTCGGCAGCAATAGGCACATGCCACGATCCTTTCTCTGATTCCTGAAACAGAGATTGATGTCTCAACACTTGACACAAGAAATGAATCAATATCTAGTTTTTAACCAATATAACAAAAGATTAGATGGGAACAGACAGTCACTTGTAAACAATTTCTGAGGAACACATGGAACCATATGGGCCACCCAGAACGCTCATGCAAAGCCCATTCGTTCTCATCCCATCAATCACAAAACTGCCATTTTAAAGGCATTACGTATAAATATGTAAAAAACTGTTTGAAATTTCCATTCAGGGGGAAAAATctgttgaaaattttctttagaaaaagtGCTGTGCAAAAGACGTTAATTACGGTAAATAAGAGAAGATAATTATACACAAGATCACAAAGAAGGGAATGCAAAAT from Corylus avellana chromosome ca10, CavTom2PMs-1.0 includes:
- the LOC132163989 gene encoding fatty acyl-CoA reductase 3-like, whose amino-acid sequence is MEFGSVVQHLENKAILVTGATGFLAKIFVEKVLRVQPNVKKLYLLLRAPDAKSAAQRFRSEIIEKDLFRVLKEKWGKNLSSFISEKVSVLPGDISLEDLGLKDSSLREELWNQIDVIVNLAATTNFDERYDVALGVNTLGAKHLISFAKKCVRIQVILHVSTAYVCGEKGGLILEKPFRMGETLNGTLGLDVEAEIKLVEEKLNVFRAIGATEKEITMAMKDMGMERAKVYGWPNTYVFTKALGEMLIGHLKENLSVVIVRPTIVTSTYREPFPSWIEGVRTIDSLIVGYGKGKLKCFLGDLQGVIDLIPADMVVNAIIVAIVAHANQPCDIIYQLGSSIRNPMRNINLQDFGFRYFTQKPWISKDGKPVVVGKMLVLSNMDSFRRYMAIRYLLPLKGLGLVNAAFCQYFQGRYLDLSRKINFAMRLVDLYEPYLFFQGMFDDINSEKLQMAVRESAADADLFYFDPKCVDWEDYMINVHFPGVVKYVFK